The following proteins are encoded in a genomic region of Roseinatronobacter sp. S2:
- a CDS encoding MgtC/SapB family protein: MPDLIHLQPILNLTAALLFGAIIGMERQWRQRLAGLRTNTLVSLGAASFVLFSAAFPEEISPTRVSAQIVSGIGFLGAGIIFREGFNVRGLNTAATLWCAAAIGMLAGAGEFVLAASVTGAVVFVNLGLRPLARILDKQPIQTTELTRYYAVEIVCKGAQEAHVRALLLQGFTENGLHLTGLESENIEDTDRVEVTAEVNADTTFDSALEQIVGRLSLEPAVTAARWTIRETGFA; the protein is encoded by the coding sequence ATGCCCGATCTGATCCATCTGCAACCCATCCTGAACCTGACAGCGGCCCTGCTTTTTGGCGCAATCATCGGGATGGAACGACAATGGCGCCAACGCCTTGCAGGTTTGCGCACCAATACGCTGGTGTCTTTGGGTGCGGCCAGTTTCGTGCTGTTCTCGGCGGCCTTTCCTGAAGAGATCAGCCCCACGCGGGTATCTGCACAGATCGTTTCGGGCATCGGCTTTCTGGGCGCAGGCATCATTTTCCGCGAAGGGTTCAATGTGCGCGGGCTTAACACGGCGGCAACATTGTGGTGTGCCGCTGCCATCGGCATGCTCGCAGGGGCGGGCGAGTTTGTGCTGGCGGCGTCCGTCACAGGGGCAGTCGTGTTCGTCAATCTGGGGCTGCGGCCCCTAGCGCGCATCCTCGACAAACAACCCATCCAGACCACCGAACTGACGCGCTATTACGCGGTCGAGATTGTCTGCAAGGGCGCGCAGGAAGCCCATGTCCGTGCGCTGCTGTTGCAGGGTTTCACTGAGAACGGACTGCACCTGACCGGATTGGAGTCGGAGAACATCGAAGATACCGACCGCGTGGAAGTGACCGCCGAGGTGAATGCAGACACAACATTTGACTCTGCGTTGGAGCAGATCGTCGGCCGCCTGAGTCTGGAACCCGCCGTCACCGCCGCGCGCTGGACAATCCGTGAAACGGGGTTCGCGTGA
- the hisE gene encoding phosphoribosyl-ATP diphosphatase: protein MNMLHPNTQAARPADLFGHMEHLIAQLDSPPTARTAKLTASSTEKKARKLVEEATEVAFDALSGNHDGLIAESVDLLYHLAVLWHDRGIDPSEVRAEMARRMSVLGISEKLPKKGPAKKLLKRPAQPCALYRQGDQIGPVTLSGALR from the coding sequence ATGAACATGCTCCATCCCAACACCCAAGCCGCCCGGCCCGCCGATCTGTTCGGCCATATGGAACATCTGATCGCGCAACTGGACAGCCCGCCCACTGCGCGCACGGCAAAGCTCACGGCGTCCTCGACCGAGAAGAAAGCCCGCAAGCTGGTGGAGGAGGCGACTGAAGTGGCCTTTGACGCGCTGTCGGGCAATCACGACGGGCTGATCGCGGAAAGCGTCGATCTGCTCTATCACCTTGCGGTCCTGTGGCATGACCGTGGGATTGATCCGTCCGAGGTGCGCGCCGAGATGGCGCGGCGCATGTCGGTTCTGGGGATTTCCGAGAAGCTGCCGAAGAAAGGTCCGGCGAAGAAGCTGCTGAAGCGGCCTGCTCAGCCCTGTGCCCTCTATCGGCAGGGCGACCAGATCGGTCCTGTCACCTTGTCAGGCGCGTTGCGCTGA
- a CDS encoding substrate-binding domain-containing protein has translation MLEDPLGLQVFLVRQQTTPLVETWHLHNDVIDMGAGFSESDASRDAVRFIIASGRKRIGMIGVETTGHRRLIERVNGYRNAMAQIDDPGERLVLMAPECNGYKAGAEGLQHLLKHWPDLDGVFCMTDILAAGVLFECHRMGYKVACEIAVMGYGNYDIAAEVPPGLSSVQTPGSFIGEAAARLLLARLKGDTDVERLQELPYKVISRSSV, from the coding sequence TTGCTAGAAGACCCTCTTGGGCTGCAAGTATTTCTTGTCCGCCAACAAACCACACCACTAGTCGAAACATGGCATCTGCACAACGACGTGATCGACATGGGCGCTGGGTTTTCCGAATCCGATGCCAGCCGGGACGCGGTACGCTTTATTATCGCGTCAGGGCGCAAACGCATCGGCATGATCGGCGTAGAAACCACTGGTCATCGTCGCCTAATAGAAAGGGTAAATGGCTATCGCAACGCAATGGCCCAGATCGACGATCCAGGGGAGCGTCTGGTACTGATGGCCCCAGAGTGTAACGGATACAAGGCCGGAGCTGAGGGGTTACAACACTTGCTAAAACATTGGCCTGACCTCGACGGTGTCTTCTGTATGACCGATATTCTAGCGGCGGGTGTGCTTTTCGAATGTCACCGTATGGGGTACAAAGTAGCTTGCGAGATAGCAGTTATGGGCTATGGTAACTATGACATCGCTGCCGAAGTGCCACCGGGGTTAAGTTCAGTGCAGACCCCCGGAAGCTTTATAGGAGAGGCAGCAGCAAGGTTGCTTCTGGCACGCCTTAAAGGTGATACGGACGTGGAGCGCCTACAAGAGCTACCATATAAAGTAATCTCGCGCAGTTCTGTCTGA
- a CDS encoding MBL fold metallo-hydrolase, whose amino-acid sequence MTYTCPEPDLRLIRARNPSAMTGAGTNTYIVGRGTVCVIDPGPQDETHLQAIMAALDHAERVECILVTHSHLDHSPLARPLAQMTGARIMAYGDSLAGRSALMSRLASQKIAGGGEGVDTTFQPDHLLADGQIVPFGKDEIRAIWTPGHMANHMCFEWRGAVFSGDHVLGWTTSLVSPPDGDLGAYMRSLDKIETLRARRLHPGHGGAIDDPAARVQTLRDHRQRRTSEILAQLGRGVTRIPDLVACIYTDVAPDLHAAAARNVHAHLIELWENGCVTADPDPAPDAGYNLANSA is encoded by the coding sequence ATGACATACACCTGCCCCGAACCCGACCTGCGCCTGATCCGTGCGCGCAACCCGTCTGCCATGACCGGCGCGGGCACGAACACCTATATCGTCGGGCGCGGCACGGTCTGCGTGATTGACCCCGGCCCGCAGGACGAAACCCACCTGCAAGCGATCATGGCCGCACTTGATCACGCTGAACGTGTGGAATGCATTCTGGTCACCCACAGCCATCTTGACCACTCCCCCCTTGCGCGGCCACTGGCGCAAATGACAGGGGCGCGCATCATGGCCTATGGCGATAGTCTGGCAGGGCGATCAGCACTCATGTCACGCCTGGCCAGCCAGAAGATTGCAGGCGGCGGCGAAGGCGTGGACACCACATTTCAACCCGACCACCTTCTTGCGGACGGGCAAATCGTTCCCTTCGGCAAGGACGAAATCCGCGCAATCTGGACGCCCGGCCATATGGCAAATCATATGTGCTTTGAATGGCGCGGTGCCGTGTTCAGCGGCGATCATGTCCTTGGCTGGACCACATCACTTGTGTCACCACCAGATGGTGATCTGGGGGCATATATGCGCTCGCTCGACAAGATTGAAACGCTGCGCGCAAGGCGGCTGCACCCCGGACATGGTGGGGCAATCGACGACCCTGCCGCACGCGTGCAAACGCTGCGCGATCACCGGCAAAGGCGCACATCCGAAATCCTTGCGCAGCTTGGCCGCGGGGTAACAAGGATTCCCGACCTTGTGGCCTGCATTTACACCGATGTTGCGCCAGATCTGCACGCAGCCGCCGCACGAAACGTACACGCACATCTGATAGAATTATGGGAAAACGGATGCGTCACCGCCGATCCCGACCCCGCACCCGATGCCGGATACAACCTTGCAAACAGTGCATGA
- a CDS encoding DUF2493 domain-containing protein, which translates to MRLIIAGGRHLDDVALIRRALARAHAIRPITVLIHGGNGALGITAEDWAREMRLHVVRYPANWRELGKRAEAIRNAFMLEDSRPDMLLALPGGNDTADLVTGAFGARVPVIEAEGRPVRPGDTQDAKPPTSAAALRVIPRNNP; encoded by the coding sequence ATGCGTCTTATCATCGCTGGCGGGCGGCATCTGGATGATGTCGCCCTGATCCGCCGCGCGCTGGCGCGGGCACATGCAATCCGGCCCATCACGGTGCTCATTCACGGTGGCAATGGTGCGCTTGGCATCACAGCCGAGGATTGGGCACGCGAAATGCGCCTGCATGTCGTGCGCTATCCGGCCAACTGGCGCGAACTTGGCAAACGGGCCGAGGCGATCCGCAATGCCTTCATGCTGGAGGATTCGCGCCCCGACATGCTGCTGGCCCTGCCCGGTGGCAATGACACGGCCGATCTGGTCACGGGCGCCTTTGGCGCACGCGTGCCGGTGATTGAAGCGGAAGGCCGCCCGGTCAGACCGGGCGACACTCAAGACGCAAAGCCGCCCACCAGCGCGGCGGCTTTGCGCGTCATCCCCCGGAACAACCCCTGA
- a CDS encoding cation diffusion facilitator family transporter: protein MTNPAASHNADHLRDKRRAAWAGVALNAPLAAGKILVGLAAHSQALVADGVHSLSDLASDAAVIWALGHSHRPPDAEHPFGHGRFETLATLAIAAMLALAAIGILIDAGLRLIDPPTTAPGVLALWVAGLSIALKEALYHYTKAVARRTGSAMMAANAWHHRSDAASSVVALAGIGAAMLGWPLADALGAAIIALMLGRVAWVYGRPAVRELADTAPPDDMSRAIYAALMATPSVRDAHDLRLRQMSGAVQADVHVALDPAMTLSEAHRLCEAARATVLAQVPEVTEIIIHPEPDGHADGRAAHDTALRPELQAQVRDCLEGIVLAGAIRHLRLDYRDDGVIAVVELNETPIDGAQTRVAFRLRQHKGDLAEIRLLWAPVL, encoded by the coding sequence ATGACAAATCCCGCAGCATCACACAACGCCGATCATCTGCGCGACAAGCGGCGTGCGGCTTGGGCTGGTGTCGCGCTGAACGCGCCCCTTGCGGCAGGCAAGATTCTTGTGGGGCTCGCAGCGCACAGTCAGGCGCTGGTGGCCGATGGGGTGCATTCGCTGTCAGATCTGGCCTCGGATGCCGCCGTAATCTGGGCGCTGGGGCATTCGCATCGCCCCCCCGATGCGGAACACCCGTTCGGTCATGGCCGGTTCGAGACATTGGCCACGCTGGCCATTGCCGCCATGCTCGCACTTGCCGCCATCGGTATCCTGATCGACGCGGGCCTGCGCCTGATAGACCCGCCGACCACTGCGCCGGGGGTTCTGGCGCTGTGGGTCGCGGGCCTGTCGATTGCGTTGAAAGAAGCACTTTATCACTACACCAAGGCGGTCGCACGGCGCACCGGCTCAGCCATGATGGCAGCGAATGCGTGGCATCATCGCTCGGACGCGGCGTCTTCCGTGGTGGCGCTGGCGGGCATTGGCGCAGCGATGCTGGGCTGGCCGCTTGCCGATGCGCTGGGGGCGGCAATCATTGCGCTGATGCTGGGGCGCGTGGCGTGGGTTTATGGCCGCCCCGCAGTGCGGGAACTGGCCGATACCGCGCCCCCCGACGACATGTCGCGCGCGATCTACGCCGCACTGATGGCCACCCCCAGTGTGCGTGATGCCCATGATCTGCGCTTGCGTCAAATGAGCGGGGCTGTGCAGGCCGATGTCCATGTGGCCCTTGATCCGGCGATGACCCTGTCCGAAGCGCACCGGCTGTGCGAGGCCGCGCGTGCAACAGTGCTGGCGCAAGTGCCTGAAGTCACTGAGATCATCATCCACCCCGAACCCGATGGCCATGCCGATGGCCGCGCAGCGCATGACACGGCCCTGCGCCCCGAATTGCAGGCGCAGGTGCGCGATTGTCTGGAGGGAATCGTGCTCGCAGGTGCCATCCGGCACCTGCGGCTGGATTACCGCGATGACGGTGTGATTGCCGTGGTGGAACTGAATGAAACACCCATTGACGGGGCGCAGACCCGCGTGGCGTTCCGCCTGCGCCAGCACAAGGGTGATCTGGCCGAAATACGCCTGCTCTGGGCACCCGTATTGTAA
- a CDS encoding ATP-binding protein: MWSSFLKRFLPRSFYGRAVLILIVPIIVIQIVLSIVFVQRHYERVTAQMTENTLRDIWFLTDQIEASPDAPAALRELAELADAMQIEISVLPSPVVAAGEDAREWTDLAGREILRVLRENLPTYRNVDLVSDSNTVVLFLDSRHGVLEVLIPRRLVTTSNPHQLLVIVFLASAVMALIAFQFLRLQVRPIRRLGQAAEAYGRGRSVPFRAAGAREIRAASLAFIDMRNRIDRQNTQRKLMLSGVSHDMRTPLTRMRLILSMMDDTEDKAALCAEVADLEDLLNGFLEYSRGVTPDEAKTSVDPMALVSDLLDKYAASGHAIGLCDTAQKLPQLPLHKGLMERALDNLISNALRHANDVQVSLAVCDGQWLEIALEDDGPGILAHDRTRATEPFVRLDDARNRDQGGGVGLGLAIVTEAMRAHEGRLVLDDSPRFGGLRATMRIPLDPSS; the protein is encoded by the coding sequence ATGTGGAGCAGCTTTCTGAAACGTTTTTTGCCGCGCAGCTTTTACGGGCGCGCTGTTTTGATCCTGATCGTTCCGATCATCGTGATCCAGATTGTGTTGTCCATCGTGTTTGTGCAGCGCCATTATGAACGTGTCACGGCGCAGATGACGGAAAACACGCTGCGCGATATATGGTTTCTGACGGACCAGATAGAAGCCAGCCCTGACGCGCCAGCCGCTTTGCGCGAACTGGCCGAACTTGCCGATGCCATGCAGATCGAGATATCGGTCCTGCCCTCTCCCGTGGTTGCGGCGGGCGAAGATGCGCGCGAATGGACCGATCTGGCCGGACGGGAGATCCTTCGCGTTCTGAGAGAGAATTTGCCCACCTACCGCAATGTCGATCTGGTGTCAGATTCCAACACTGTCGTGCTGTTTCTGGACAGCCGTCATGGCGTGCTGGAAGTCTTGATACCCCGACGCTTGGTGACCACATCAAACCCGCATCAACTGCTGGTGATCGTGTTTCTGGCATCAGCCGTCATGGCCTTGATCGCGTTTCAGTTCCTGCGCCTTCAGGTGCGCCCGATCCGCAGGCTTGGTCAGGCCGCCGAAGCCTATGGCCGTGGCCGGAGTGTGCCGTTCCGTGCCGCAGGGGCCAGGGAAATCCGCGCGGCAAGTCTGGCATTCATTGACATGCGCAACCGGATCGACCGCCAGAACACGCAACGCAAACTTATGTTATCCGGTGTCAGCCATGACATGCGCACACCCCTGACACGCATGCGGCTGATCCTGTCTATGATGGACGACACCGAGGATAAGGCCGCCCTTTGCGCAGAAGTCGCTGATCTGGAAGATTTGCTGAACGGGTTTTTGGAATATTCGCGCGGCGTGACCCCGGATGAGGCCAAGACCAGTGTCGACCCCATGGCGCTGGTAAGTGACCTGCTGGATAAATATGCGGCATCGGGGCATGCAATCGGCTTGTGCGATACGGCGCAAAAGTTGCCGCAATTGCCCCTGCACAAAGGGCTGATGGAACGCGCGCTGGACAATCTGATTTCAAATGCCCTGCGTCACGCAAATGATGTGCAAGTCAGCCTTGCGGTATGCGACGGGCAGTGGCTGGAAATCGCCTTAGAAGACGACGGCCCCGGCATTCTGGCGCATGACCGCACACGCGCCACAGAACCCTTTGTGCGGCTGGATGATGCGCGCAACCGCGATCAGGGCGGGGGTGTCGGACTTGGGCTGGCCATAGTGACGGAAGCCATGCGCGCCCATGAAGGGCGGCTTGTTCTGGATGACAGCCCGCGTTTCGGGGGGTTGCGGGCCACTATGCGAATACCGCTGGACCCGTCTTCATAG
- the mgtE gene encoding magnesium transporter — MPALMTQDALRAHLAQGDLLTLREAFAELHPADLANEVGGLPPSEAAKLMRALTPAQQSKVFGYFGPRFQIAIARHIARPDFARIVTDMSHDERADLWKALSADQRATLLPALAQAEREDIRRLAAYPEGTAGAAMTSDYATLAPDMTAVQAIAHLRAEAPDTETIYTAYVIDSERMLKGVVTLRDLILADERRSISDLMMVNAPTARVDEPLRDIAERIAAYDVFALPILTGGGRLVGIVTIDDALDIGREAGAATLARFGATGALRGEDLDMRSSTLGRIFRVRLVWLALLTVFGVVTAGYIAQQEALLAEALILAAFVAPIIDMGGNTGSQSATLVIRAMALGQLDMRARDVWFVIRREVPVLLGLGVSIAALMTLLAWVGQGIAPAVLMVIGLTMLAVTITGGLLGVLLPFAARRLGTDPAAMSAPLITSIMDLVGVVIYFAMAWAFLGHLLEGG; from the coding sequence ATGCCCGCATTGATGACACAGGATGCATTGCGTGCCCATCTCGCGCAGGGGGATCTTCTGACCCTGCGCGAGGCGTTCGCGGAACTGCACCCCGCTGATCTGGCCAATGAAGTCGGCGGCCTGCCCCCGTCCGAGGCTGCAAAACTGATGCGTGCGCTGACACCTGCGCAGCAGAGCAAGGTCTTTGGCTATTTCGGGCCGCGTTTTCAGATCGCCATCGCACGCCACATTGCGCGCCCCGATTTCGCGCGCATCGTCACGGATATGAGCCATGACGAACGCGCCGATCTTTGGAAGGCGCTGTCGGCTGATCAACGCGCCACCCTTCTGCCTGCCTTGGCGCAGGCCGAACGCGAGGATATCCGCCGCCTTGCCGCCTATCCCGAAGGCACTGCCGGGGCGGCCATGACGTCTGATTACGCGACACTTGCGCCTGATATGACAGCGGTGCAGGCCATCGCCCATCTGCGCGCCGAGGCCCCGGATACTGAAACGATCTACACCGCATATGTCATCGACTCCGAGCGCATGCTGAAGGGTGTCGTAACCCTGCGCGACCTGATCCTTGCGGATGAACGCCGCTCGATTTCCGACCTGATGATGGTTAATGCGCCCACGGCCCGCGTGGATGAGCCCTTGCGCGACATCGCCGAGCGCATCGCCGCCTATGATGTCTTTGCGCTGCCCATCCTGACCGGGGGCGGTCGTCTGGTCGGCATTGTCACCATCGACGACGCGCTTGATATCGGGCGCGAGGCGGGCGCTGCGACACTCGCGCGCTTCGGGGCCACAGGCGCGCTGCGTGGCGAGGATCTGGACATGCGCAGCTCGACCCTCGGGCGGATTTTCCGTGTGCGGCTGGTGTGGCTGGCGCTGCTGACTGTCTTTGGTGTGGTCACGGCAGGCTATATCGCGCAGCAAGAGGCGCTTCTGGCCGAAGCGCTGATCCTTGCGGCCTTCGTGGCCCCCATTATCGATATGGGCGGCAATACGGGCAGCCAGTCCGCGACACTGGTGATCCGCGCAATGGCGCTGGGGCAGCTGGACATGCGGGCGCGCGATGTCTGGTTTGTCATCCGGCGCGAAGTGCCGGTGCTGTTGGGCCTTGGCGTGTCGATTGCCGCCCTGATGACCCTGCTGGCATGGGTCGGGCAAGGCATTGCGCCTGCGGTGCTGATGGTCATTGGCCTGACCATGCTGGCGGTCACCATCACCGGCGGTCTGTTGGGGGTGCTTTTGCCCTTTGCCGCGCGGCGGCTGGGCACGGACCCCGCCGCCATGTCGGCCCCGCTGATCACCTCGATCATGGATCTGGTCGGTGTCGTCATCTATTTCGCCATGGCCTGGGCTTTCCTTGGCCATCTGCTGGAGGGGGGCTGA
- a CDS encoding magnesium transporter — protein sequence MATTTIDTTRATGAPNRPARDPISERIRDAFVYVTEGAKVADALEAVRRSRMPAGQAACVFVIDGHGRYKGYARLSALLRADEESTITALVEGADLAVPHDTEQEAAARRLQLRDVPLLPVVNAKSEMIGILTFDDAMDILEQETTDDIMYKAGVGDVFNTVDHVRSERLTQGPIWYTVRVRILFLMVTLAGGLIVGGLIDQFEDVLGAVIALAIFIPLVMDMGGNVGTQSSTIFARGFALGHVTMQDFWRKSFFREAAVGLVMAVGIALVAGTVAYFWQGLPNDIPQLGIVVGVALFTSVFTAACLGFLMPYVMVRMGIDHAPGADPFITTIKDFTGLLVYFLMASWLIGIDLDSDDTAMMHDAPAVIVAHLNDVAD from the coding sequence ATGGCAACCACAACTATTGACACAACCCGCGCCACAGGCGCCCCCAACCGCCCCGCCCGCGATCCGATTTCCGAGCGTATCCGCGATGCTTTTGTCTATGTCACCGAAGGTGCGAAAGTGGCTGATGCGCTTGAAGCCGTGCGCCGCTCGCGTATGCCGGCAGGGCAAGCGGCTTGCGTTTTTGTGATTGACGGGCACGGCCGCTACAAAGGTTATGCGCGGCTCTCCGCGCTGCTGCGCGCGGACGAAGAAAGCACAATCACCGCACTTGTCGAAGGGGCTGATCTGGCCGTGCCCCATGACACCGAACAGGAGGCCGCCGCCCGCCGCTTGCAACTGCGCGACGTGCCGCTGCTACCAGTGGTCAATGCCAAATCCGAAATGATCGGCATTCTGACCTTCGATGATGCGATGGATATTCTTGAGCAGGAAACCACCGATGACATCATGTACAAGGCTGGCGTCGGCGATGTATTCAACACCGTCGACCATGTCCGCTCCGAGCGCCTGACCCAAGGGCCGATCTGGTACACGGTGCGGGTGCGTATCCTGTTTTTGATGGTTACGCTCGCAGGCGGGCTGATCGTCGGCGGGCTGATCGACCAGTTCGAGGATGTTCTGGGCGCAGTCATTGCGCTGGCGATCTTCATTCCGCTGGTGATGGATATGGGCGGAAATGTCGGCACGCAATCCTCGACCATCTTCGCGCGCGGCTTTGCGCTGGGGCATGTCACCATGCAGGATTTCTGGCGCAAAAGCTTTTTCCGCGAAGCCGCCGTGGGCCTCGTTATGGCCGTGGGGATTGCTTTGGTTGCAGGCACGGTCGCCTATTTCTGGCAAGGGCTGCCCAATGACATCCCGCAGCTTGGGATTGTCGTGGGCGTGGCGCTGTTCACATCGGTGTTCACCGCCGCCTGTCTGGGTTTCCTGATGCCCTATGTCATGGTCAGAATGGGCATCGACCACGCGCCTGGCGCCGACCCGTTCATCACCACGATCAAGGATTTCACCGGCCTGCTGGTATATTTCCTGATGGCATCATGGTTGATCGGCATCGACCTTGACAGTGATGATACCGCGATGATGCACGACGCACCTGCCGTGATCGTCGCTCACTTGAATGATGTCGCTGATTGA
- a CDS encoding carboxypeptidase M32, with product MTAYENVMAHARKTEALAQVAGRLGWDQQTVMPRGANAQRSEEMAALEDVLHARRTDPQLGDWLDAAQAPDEMGAACLRELRRAYARNTKVPARLASELARITPLAQDAWEAARHNEDVASFLPWLNQMIALRREEGQAIAGGGDPYDALMEDYEPGTSSDAVATIFDRMRPRLVALREAILGANTPPALTGHFPQDAQLRVSRRMAEHFGYDFTRGRIDLAVHPFSSGSGDDVRITTRVAVEDPFNCLYSTLHEVGHAAYEQGVDHSYALSPIGQGVSMGVHESQSRIYENQLGRSQAFTGWLFGAMQQEFGALSVADADAFYAAVNRVNSGFIRTEADEVQYNLHIMLRFDLERALIRGKLDAADLQDAWNARFLADFGYAVDRPSHGILQDVHWAVGLFGYFPTYALGNIYAGCLFKAMQGDLPDLQQDLAEGNAQPATDWLRARVQRHGALRPPVDTITHACGFAPDEGPLLDYLEGKFGAIYGL from the coding sequence ATGACCGCCTATGAAAACGTGATGGCCCATGCCCGCAAGACCGAGGCACTGGCACAGGTTGCAGGCCGTCTGGGGTGGGATCAGCAAACAGTCATGCCGCGCGGGGCAAACGCGCAACGGTCTGAAGAAATGGCCGCACTGGAAGATGTGCTGCACGCACGACGCACCGACCCGCAACTTGGCGACTGGCTGGATGCGGCCCAGGCCCCTGACGAGATGGGCGCGGCCTGCCTGCGCGAATTGCGCCGCGCCTATGCGCGCAATACCAAAGTGCCCGCGCGGCTGGCATCTGAACTGGCGCGCATTACCCCGCTGGCGCAAGACGCATGGGAAGCGGCGCGCCACAATGAGGATGTCGCCAGTTTCCTGCCATGGCTGAACCAGATGATCGCGCTGCGCCGCGAAGAAGGTCAGGCCATCGCGGGGGGTGGCGACCCGTATGATGCGCTGATGGAAGATTATGAACCCGGCACCAGTTCCGATGCCGTGGCCACAATTTTCGACCGGATGCGCCCGCGTCTGGTGGCGCTGCGCGAGGCAATTCTTGGCGCGAACACGCCCCCCGCCCTGACCGGCCATTTCCCACAGGATGCGCAACTGCGCGTGTCGCGGCGCATGGCGGAACATTTTGGCTATGATTTCACGCGCGGGCGCATTGATCTGGCGGTGCATCCCTTCTCATCCGGGTCGGGCGATGATGTGCGTATCACCACCCGCGTGGCCGTAGAGGACCCGTTCAACTGCCTGTATTCCACCCTGCATGAAGTGGGCCATGCCGCCTATGAACAGGGCGTGGACCACAGCTATGCGCTAAGCCCCATCGGGCAGGGTGTGTCCATGGGGGTGCATGAAAGCCAAAGCCGGATCTATGAAAACCAGCTTGGCCGGTCGCAGGCCTTCACGGGCTGGCTGTTTGGCGCCATGCAGCAGGAATTCGGTGCATTATCCGTCGCGGATGCGGATGCGTTTTATGCCGCCGTGAACCGCGTGAATTCAGGCTTCATCCGCACCGAAGCGGATGAGGTGCAGTATAACCTGCATATCATGCTGCGGTTCGATCTGGAACGCGCCCTGATCCGCGGCAAACTGGATGCAGCGGACCTGCAAGACGCATGGAATGCACGCTTTCTGGCCGACTTCGGCTATGCGGTGGACCGCCCGTCGCATGGCATTTTGCAAGATGTGCACTGGGCTGTGGGCCTGTTCGGGTATTTCCCGACCTATGCCTTGGGCAACATTTACGCAGGCTGTCTGTTCAAGGCCATGCAGGGCGATCTGCCCGACCTGCAACAAGACCTTGCAGAAGGGAACGCGCAACCCGCAACGGACTGGCTGCGCGCACGCGTGCAACGTCACGGGGCCTTGCGCCCGCCCGTGGACACCATAACCCATGCTTGTGGCTTTGCCCCCGATGAAGGGCCGCTTCTGGACTATCTGGAAGGCAAGTTCGGGGCAATTTACGGGCTATGA